Proteins encoded in a region of the Tubulanus polymorphus chromosome 10, tnTubPoly1.2, whole genome shotgun sequence genome:
- the LOC141912031 gene encoding uncharacterized protein LOC141912031: MKNTRTVNQIGNMSSYGQTSSVEAFHNVLNHFAPKMIHFSYIGMLSRMCTAILHYNENSGRLQAKTKDGNERFTVFYPKHKDGHTLRRILTKATYGYVDECVVAAIKIANKEVEVSDYCTPPPHLSSQKVKVTKEEAINQHLSRFKKVTEIVQSKPQSSGPTQQQKRKRSNKL, encoded by the exons ATGAAAAACACCAGAACAGTGAATCAAATCGGAAATATGTCATCGTATGGTCAGACGAGCTCTGTAGAAGCATTTCATAATGTGTTAAACCACTTTGCACCTAAGATGATTCACTTTTCATATATTGGAATGCTTAGCAG gaTGTGCACAGCAATCTTGCATTACAACGAAAATAGCGGCAGACTTCAAGCTAAAACTAAAGATGGGAATGAGCGTTTCACTGTATTTTATCCAAAACACAAAGATGGTCACACGCTTCGTAGAATATTGACCAAAGCAACATATG gTTATGTCGATGAATGCGTTGTTGCAGCAATAAAGATTGCAAACAAGGAAGTCGAAGTGAGTGATTACTGTACTCCTCCACCTCATTTGAGTTCTCAAAAAGTGAAAGTAACCAAGGAAGAAGCCATAAACCAGCATTTGTCTCGCTTCAAGAAAGTTACAGAAATCGTGCAATCGAAGCCTCAATCCTCAGGACCAACACAGCAACAGAAGAGAAAAAGATCAAATAAACTGTAA
- the LOC141911561 gene encoding uncharacterized protein LOC141911561 produces MADNRECSDYSSDYSSSSSEVSENISEREFSDESALSSEIEVGEMGPDMDVFNAAEPPYLYEPDASDDDEDGARPDNRPDRISRLDVHRFNEWCTCTHCQILTTEPECVCCSEIDVVAGKIRELEGYDSREYNCITDTDGFKGVCLHVWVLQTAWSGYRNQYGRRAFEGQTNDKYRHIAYRQFVRWCWGFCGPKIRVTLPSCVVSCIRAHFPKDGDEEFAIYKGFRLPKLDD; encoded by the exons atggcCGACAATAGAGAATGCAGTGATTATTCCTCCGACTATTCATCCTCATCTAGCGAAGTGAGCGAAAATATAAGCGAAAGAGAATTCTCAGATGAAAGTGCACTATCATCTGAAATTGAGGTGGGCGAAATGGGGCCCGATATGGACGTTTTTAATGCTGCAGAGCCGCCGTATTTGTACGAGCCTGATGCATCAGACGATGACGAAGACGGCGCTAGACCGGACAATAGACCGGATAGAATCTCTAGATTAGATGTTCATCGGTTCAATGAATG gTGTACATGTACCCATTGTCAAATTCTAACAACAGAACCGGAATGTGTGTGTTGCAGTGAGATAGATGTTGTTGCCGGGAAAATTCGAGAACTCGAAGGATACGATTCCAGGGAATACAACTGCATCACTGACACCGATGGATTTAAGGGGGTGTGCCTACATGTCTGGGTTCTTCAAACAGCCTGGAGTGGTTATAGAAACCAATACGGCAGAAGAGCATTTGAAGGCCAGACCAATGATAAATACAGACATATTGCGTATCGCCAGTTTGTTCGTTGGTGCTGGGGATTCTGTGGACCTAAGATAAGGGTTACTTTGCCATCTTGTGTTGTTTCGTGCATCCGGGCACACTTTCCGAAAGACGGTGATGAAGAATTCGCCATTTATAAAGGATTCAGGCTGCCAAAACTGGACGACTAA
- the LOC141911562 gene encoding uncharacterized protein LOC141911562 produces MRTTDSQGNVSCMLVLGKSRVAPLKVTTIPRLELTAALTAVKLSLAIIRELDIKVDDLIYWTDSKVVLGYLRNETARYRTFVANRVSAIREGSDISNWRYVNTELNPADDASRGFTIIDEQRENRWFNGPSFLYESEENWPIDCEIIGTECDSEVKHCGVTSVTEESGLDRVINHYSNWHRLRRAVGWFISVKSYLKSKAEMRRRIDGQPRQIVKAALIKLKVKRPSVKSLEIATEVLIRCQQRKYYSDEFESLKDL; encoded by the coding sequence ATGCGGACCACAGACTCACAGGGAAATGTATCGTGTATGCTTGTGCTCGGAAAGTCTCGCGTGGCTCCGCTTAAGGTCACTACGATCCCACGTCTCGAATTGACCGCCGCCCTTACTGCAGTTAAGCTGAGTCTAGCGATCATCAGAGAGTTAGATATTAAAGTGGATGATTTGATTTACTGGACTGATAGTAAAGTAGTTTTAGGGTATCTGAGAAATGAAACCGCGAGATATCGTACGTTTGTTGCAAATCGAGTGTCAGCGATACGAGAGGGTTCCGATATAAGTAATTGGCGCTACGTAAATACTGAACTCAATCCGGCAGATGATGCCTCACGTGGGTTTACTATTATAGATGAACAACGAGAGAATAGATGGTTTAATGGCCCATCGTTTCTCTACGAATCCGAAGAAAATTGGCCTATAGACTGTGAAATTATCGGCACTGAGTGCGACTCAGAGGTGAAACATTGCGGTGTCACCAGTGTTACGGAAGAATCAGGTCTAGATAGAGTGATAAATCATTATTCTAATTGGCATCGACTCAGGCGCGCGGTTGGTTGGTTTATTTCCGTGAAATCATATTTGAAATCTAAGGCAGAAATGCGACGTAGAATAGATGGTCAACCTAGGCAGATCGTTAAAGCGGCCTTGATCAAACTTAAGGTCAAAAGACCATCAGTCAAATCGCTAGAAATAGCTACGGAAGTTCTAATCCGATGTCAACAAAGAAAATACTATAGCGACGAATTCGAATCCTTAAAGGATTTGTGA
- the LOC141911563 gene encoding uncharacterized protein LOC141911563 — translation MNFLEQFTSGEAHDIVSGFSYLEPATGYQAGLEFEVRYGDTEVIANAFIAKALSWPLIKPDRPKELDKFSIFLTECLYAVKHIDGVRVLEYSSNIKGLMLKLPYYLHDRWRNQVIRIRDNKESVTFEAFVKFVSRESRKLNDPIYGKSTSLIDSVKPAPYKKPSPRPSGSFTISAHKANYSEKRRTADDKFRFNKVESNPSESANSISRPCIFCKDESHNLLNCQSFEKDTDESKTELLKRHSLCFGCLRTGHRKKFCRNLMVCEKCGKSHPTVLHFRDRINSSVTGPSETGLTGHTGVQSSCSLAIIPVRLSTKNGTKSVTTYAFFDPGSTITFVSDQIREQLNCSGKKSTLSVQTIDSVNVIESYALNNISVHNYWTGESVLIPRAYSKADIPVSSRYVPNLEDVRKWPHLHDVSVAELPCKQIGILIGNNIAEAYTPVEMRTGPPGSPHACKTALGWVVWNLCPKEASSFFTASIAITEVHDQNLENLVRGAMALDFPDHFGTEKQELSQLDKRFLKQVDKSINLRDGHYSIGLPVVSENVCLPDNRCYAERRLNSLRRKLVSDAKLYDSYKLVIDTMLELGHAEPVPLYDVAVSGKTWYLPHHAVLHAAKQGKVRVVFDGSSKFFGVSLNDCLLQGPDFTNSLLGVLLKFRENAIAIKADITKMFYQIHVPPEDRNLLRFLWWKDGDMKTDPVIYRLTVHPFGAKSSPSCANYALHQTVYDNTDFAESVRQCVLRNFYVDDFIKSVKTESEALDLVAGVSNLCNCGGFCLTGRLSNSRCVLSSIDEAKLSKNVADMNSNDFSLPAERTLGILWCAESDVFKFDIETSDTIPTRLSILSYVSGIYDPIGFLAPYILPAKILLQELCRRDAGWDDELLQSEREIWATRLQSIQRVNKLRIRRCYNPCNFGEVEQCQ, via the coding sequence atgaactttttgGAGCAGTTTACCTCTGGCGAAGCACACGATATAGTAAGCGGATTCAGCTATTTAGAGCCAGCTACCGGGTATCAAGCTGGGTTAGAATTTGAAGTTAGGTATGGAGATACAGAGGTAATCGCAAACGCTTTCATAGCCAAGGCACTCAGCTGGCCATTGATTAAACCTGATCGACCGAAGGAGTTAGATAAATTTTCGATCTTTCTCACCGAGTGTTTGTATGCGGTCAAGCACATAGATGGCGTTCGCGTCTTAGAATATTCTTCGAACATTAAAGGGCTTATGTTGAAGTTACCGTACTACCTACATGATCGTTGGCGTAACCAGGTCATTCGAATTCGAGATAACAAAGAATCGGTTACATTTGAAGCTTTTGTTAAATTCGTCAGTCGTGAGTCTAGAAAGCTTAATGATCCAATTTACGGTAAAAGCACATCGCTGATTGATAGCGTAAAACCGGCTCCGTATAAAAAACCAAGTCCTCGTCCGTCTGGAAGCTTCACTATTAGTGCACACAAGGCTAATTATAGTGAAAAACGTAGAACCGCCGACGATAAATTCCGTTTTAACAAGGTCGAATCGAATCCGAGCGAATCAGCAAATAGTATTAGCAGACCATGCATTTTCTGTAAAGACGAATCGCATAATCTTCTAAATTGTCAGTCTTTCGAAAAAGACACCGATGAAAGTAAAACGGAACTATTGAAACGTCACTCACTATGCTTTGGATGCTTAAGGACCGGTCATCGTAAGAAGTTTTGTAGAAATTTAATGGTATGTGAGAAATGTGGTAAGAGCCACCCCACCGTGCTACATTTTCGTGATCGTATAAATTCGTCAGTTACCGGCCCTAGCGAAACAGGACTCACGGGGCATACAGGAGTCCAAAGTAGCTGCTCGTTAGCAATCATTCCAGTGCGCTTGAGTACTAAAAATGGTACAAAATCCGTCACGACATATGCGTTCTTCGATCCTGGAAGTACCATCACGTTTGTTAGTGATCAGATTCGTGAACAATTGAATTGTTCGGGAAAGAAAAGTACATTGTCGGTACAGACAATCGATAGTGTCAATGTAATCGAATCATACGCATTAAATAATATATCTGTTCACAATTATTGGACCGGCGAATCTGTTTTAATTCCGCGAGCCTATTCAAAGGCTGACATTCCCGTATCGTCAAGGTATGTACCGAACCTTGAAGATGTTCGAAAATGGCCGCATCTTCACGATGTTAGTGTCGCTGAATTACCTTGTAAACAAATCGGAATtctaatcggtaataatatcGCAGAGGCATATACGCCAGTAGAGATGCGTACGGGACCTCCTGGTTCTCCGCATGCCTGTAAGACCGCTCTAGGCTGGGTCGTTTGGAACCTGTGCCCTAAGGAGGCGAGCTCCTTCTTTACCGCTAGTATAGCCATTACAGAAGTTCACGACCAAAACCTAGAAAATCTAGTTCGTGGCGCGATGGCCTTGGACTTTCCGGATCATTTTGGTACTGAGAAACAAGAACTGTCGCAATTAGATAAGCGTTTCCTCAAGCAAGTCGATAAATCGATAAATTTGCGTGATGGCCACTATAGTATTGGGTTGCCTGTTGTGTCGGAAAACGTCTGTTTACCTGATAATCGTTGTTACGCGGAGCGCAGATTGAATAGTCTCAGGAGGAAGTTAGTTAGCGATGCGAAACTATACGATAGTTATAAACTTGTTATCGACACTATGCTTGAACTGGGGCATGCTGAGCCAGTACCATTGTACGATGTCGCTGTTTCCGGAAAAACATGGTACTTGCCGCACCACGCGGTGTTGCATGCAGCAAAACAAGGAAAAGTACGGGTCGTTTTCGATGGTTCCTCCAAGTTTTTCGGAGTTTCATTGAACGATTGTCTTTTACAAGGACCTGACTTTACGAATTCATTATTAGGCGTACTACTTAAATTTCGGGAAAATGCAATAGCCATAAAGGCGGATATAACTAAGATGTTTTACCAAATACACGTACCACCTGAAGATCGCAATCTGCTTAGATTCCTATGGTGGAAAGACGGAGACATGAAAACCGACCCGGTGATTTATCGTTTGACTGTTCATCCGTTCGGAGCAAAATCATCTCCATCGTGTGCTAACTATGCACTCCACCAGACGGTTTATGACAATACCGACTTTGCAGAATCAGTCCGCCAGTGTGTTTTAAGAAACTTTTATGTCGACGATTTCATTAAATCAGTTAAAACTGAAAGCGAAGCCCTAGACCTCGTTGCGGGCGTAAGTAATCTATGTAATTGCGGAGGATTTTGCTTAACAGGACGGTTAAGCAATAGTCGTTGCGTTCTTTCATCAATAGACGAAGCAAAGTTGTCAAAAAATGTAGCTGATATGAACTCTAACGACTTTAGTCTCCCAGCTGAACGTACGCTGGGCATATTATGGTGCGCTGAGtctgatgtattcaaattcgaTATCGAGACTTCAGATACTATTCCTACGAGACTTTCTATTCTATCTTATGTGAGCGGTATATATGATCCAATTGGCTTTCTGGCACCATACATACTGCCTGCTAAAATTCTTCTACAGGAATTGTGTCGCAGAGATGCTGGCTGGGATGACGAACTACTACAATCAGAGCGTGAAATCTGGGCTACGAGGCTACAGAGTATTCAGCgtgtaaataaattaagaATACGTCGTTGTTACAATCCGTGTAACTTTGGAGAGGTGGAACAGTGTCAGTAA